A window from Hemitrygon akajei unplaced genomic scaffold, sHemAka1.3 Scf000057, whole genome shotgun sequence encodes these proteins:
- the LOC140721519 gene encoding uncharacterized protein yields the protein CSECGKRFTQSSTLQIHQRVHTGEKPFTCSVCGKGFTQSSSLLSHQRVHTGEKPFTCSDCGKRFTQSSHLLSHQRVHTGERPFTCSVCGKGFTHSSHLLSHQRVHTGEKPFTCSECGKRFTQSSHLLSHQRVHTGEKPFTCSECGKRFTRLANLQSHQRVHTGERPFTCSECGKGFTHSSTLLSHQRVHTGEKPFTCSECGKRFTQSSTLQIHQRVHTGEKPFTCSVCGKGFTRLANLQSHQRVHTGERPFSCSECGKRFTQSSHLQNHQRVHTGERPFTCSECGKRFTRLANLQSHQRVHTGERPFTCSECGKGFTQSSNLLVHQRVHTGEKPFTCSECGKGFILSFYLQRHQRVHTGESPFTCSVCGKGFT from the coding sequence tgctcagaatgtgggaagagattcactcagtcatccaccctacagattcatcagcgagttcacactggggagaagccgttcacctgctcagtctgtgggaagggattcactcagtcatccagcctactgagccatcagcgagttcacactggggagaagccattcacctgctcagactgtgggaagagattcactcagtcctcccacctactgagtcatcagcgagttcacactggggagaggccattcacctgctcagtctgtgggaagggattcactcattcatcccacctactgagtcatcagcgagttcacactggggagaagccgttcacctgctcagaatgtgggaagagattcactcagtcatcccacctactgagtcatcagcgagttcacactggggagaagccgttcacctgctcagaatgtgggaagagattcactcggttagctaacctacagagtcaccagcgagttcacactggggagaggccattcacctgctcagaatgtgggaagggattcactcattcatccaccctactgagtcatcagcgagttcacactggggagaagccgttcacctgctcagaatgtgggaagagattcactcagtcatccaccctacagattcatcagcgagttcacactggggagaagccgttcacctgctcagtctgtgggaagggattcactcggttagctaacttacagagtcaccagcgagttcacactggggagaggccgttcagctgctcagaatgtgggaagagattcactcagtcatcccacctacagaatcatcagcgagttcacactggggagaggccgttcacctgctcagaatgtgggaagagattcactcggttagctaacctacagagtcaccagcgagttcacactggggagaggccattcacctgctcagaatgtgggaagggattcactcagtcatccaacctactggtacatcagcgagttcacactggggagaagccattcacatgctcagaatgtgggaagggattcatactgtcattctacctacagagacaccagcgagttcacactggggagagcccattcacctgctcagtctgtgggaagggattcacttag